Within the Coprobacter tertius genome, the region GTCCGTTTCTTTTTTTTTCAACTTATAGGGGCGGAAACATCCGCCCTTCATTGTTTTGGCATTTCTTCGGAAGATGATTATTTTTCGTTTTCCCGGTATGTTTCTATTTGCGATTTGCAGACTTCCGATACCACATCCCGCAATCTTTCCACTTTGGGGAGTATGGCATCGATATCTTCTTTTGTCACTACGAATTTAGGATTGTATCGGGCTTCGACATAGGCGAGCCGTAACAGCTCGAACAGCCGTTTTTCTTCCTTGGTGTTCCGGGGAAAGATTTTTCGCAGTTCGTCGGAGTATTTATGTGTCGCACCTAACAGTTTAGACAGATTGTGCTGTTTGCTGTTTTTTAGGGTATGGACTAATCGTAATGTATAAAACAGGTTTTCACAGGCTTGATGTAAATAAAAGGAGGCTCTTTTATATCTTCTCTTATTGTAATTTACCTCAACATCTTCTAAAAAAAATAGAGCTTCTTCATATTTTTCGTTAAAATACTCCTGCGCCTGTTGCCGGATTTCCTCAAAGTCGAGTTTCCGGGCACGTTCCAGTTTGTAGTTTCCGCTATCGTATAACATAATTCCCTCTTTCTTTACATCGGTATAGAAGTAGCGACCCTCCGACAGGTCGGAGTTCAGCTTCTCTATATCGTCATTAATAAATTGTATAGGGACTTGGTGATCGGGACGTTTATAATACATCTGATCTACCGCATCGAGTATCTGCCCCGCTTCTTTCACATCGCTTTTGCTGGTTACCACCAGTATGTCATAGTCACTCATAAATGAGGTGAGGATGCCGAACTCGTCCCTTTCGTCATATTCTACATAAGTTCCTCTGGCGTAGCTTCCGTACAGGATGATCATTTCACACCGGGGAAGATTTTCTAACACCAGCGAAACGATTTGCTGTAGATCCTTACGGGCATATTCAGGCAGACGGGAAGTCGAGGTTTTCATCAGGAATCCTTTTTATGTTAAACAGGGTAAAGATACATGATTTTTTTCTTCTTTCGTTCCCGT harbors:
- a CDS encoding HEPN domain-containing protein; its protein translation is MKTSTSRLPEYARKDLQQIVSLVLENLPRCEMIILYGSYARGTYVEYDERDEFGILTSFMSDYDILVVTSKSDVKEAGQILDAVDQMYYKRPDHQVPIQFINDDIEKLNSDLSEGRYFYTDVKKEGIMLYDSGNYKLERARKLDFEEIRQQAQEYFNEKYEEALFFLEDVEVNYNKRRYKRASFYLHQACENLFYTLRLVHTLKNSKQHNLSKLLGATHKYSDELRKIFPRNTKEEKRLFELLRLAYVEARYNPKFVVTKEDIDAILPKVERLRDVVSEVCKSQIETYRENEK